From the genome of Devriesea agamarum, one region includes:
- a CDS encoding sensor histidine kinase: protein MAKRRGRLRVLLGAAPGVGKTVAMLEEGSRMAAENVDVVVALVETHGRRVTAERVGSLEVIPRREVTHRRVTLTDMDLPAVLARAPQVALVDELAHTNAPGGVHEKRWEDVEDLLDAGIDVITTVNIQHIESLNDVVQSITGIVQRETVPDDVVRRADRIEVVDLTPRALRERLEAGQVYPTDRIDAALSNYFRLGNLTALRELALLWLADEVDSALAAYRAEHGIDSRWEARERVVVALAGGPEGETLLRRGARIASRSSGGRLLAVHVTAADGLRAPSAIALQQQRQLVEQLGGTFHQLVGDDVPATLIDFARSVNATQLVVGVSHRSNLARLLGGPSIGSAVIRSSGDIDVHIVTHDQAGGRFALPRLSGAITWRRQLTAQVIALMVIPLLTWWLTSVRNEDSMATSVLVYQVVVILVTLLGGVWAALTAAVLSGFLLDFFLIRPFYTVTIADPWHLFALILYLASGLLVGLVVDRSARTAVIARRRAAESELLASLTGAMLRSNDPVTTLLNRTREAFGMHAVALRRDGREVARSVDTYSETRQGSGEDMQDGSYRSSHRDTTSANEAVIQTIPVGQQASLELIGPVLDGRDRRLVGAIADHLQVELERADLTQAARIVEPLEEADKVRRALLVAVGHDVRRPLAAATTAVDGLLDPAVTSESDRLALLSTARTSLANLKDLVTNLLDVSRLQSGQMAVHLAPTDVESCLLPALEETGADPARLTLDLDPAVPQVLADGALLVRVLVNLLANAMRHSPDDQPVTVSTSSFGDLVEIRVADRGPGVPPERRDDMFRPFQRLGDTDNETGLGLGLALTQGFVEGMRGVLEAETTPGGGLTMCVQLRVAPALDDGDGQTDQDVVASPGPQSVPSPPTPEQSSTPTPERSSIPPIPDQSSTPTPERSSTPPIPDEPSSPSARQSHVASPTSFEEHP, encoded by the coding sequence AAAACGTTGACGTGGTGGTTGCCCTGGTGGAAACCCATGGCCGCCGAGTCACCGCGGAGCGGGTCGGATCACTGGAAGTGATTCCTCGCCGTGAGGTGACCCACCGTCGCGTCACCCTCACCGACATGGACCTTCCCGCGGTGCTTGCCCGCGCCCCGCAGGTGGCGTTGGTGGATGAGCTCGCGCATACCAACGCCCCCGGCGGAGTGCACGAAAAACGGTGGGAAGACGTGGAGGACCTCCTAGATGCTGGGATCGACGTGATCACCACGGTCAATATCCAGCACATTGAGTCTCTCAATGATGTCGTCCAATCCATTACCGGGATCGTCCAACGCGAGACGGTCCCCGACGATGTGGTGAGGCGGGCTGACCGCATCGAAGTGGTCGATCTAACCCCTCGGGCTTTGCGCGAACGCCTCGAAGCCGGGCAGGTCTATCCCACCGACCGCATTGATGCGGCGCTGTCGAACTACTTTCGGCTCGGCAACCTGACGGCTCTGCGCGAGCTCGCTCTGCTGTGGCTGGCCGATGAGGTCGACTCGGCTTTGGCCGCATATCGGGCTGAGCACGGAATAGATTCCCGTTGGGAAGCCCGGGAGCGGGTGGTTGTGGCTCTTGCGGGCGGTCCTGAAGGGGAGACTCTTTTGCGCCGGGGAGCTCGGATTGCCTCGCGGTCCTCCGGTGGACGGTTGCTAGCTGTTCACGTGACCGCCGCTGACGGTTTGCGTGCCCCGTCCGCTATTGCTTTGCAGCAGCAACGCCAGCTGGTGGAGCAGCTGGGCGGAACTTTCCACCAACTGGTTGGCGACGACGTTCCCGCTACCTTGATTGACTTTGCGCGATCTGTCAACGCCACGCAGCTGGTCGTGGGGGTCTCACATCGTTCTAATCTCGCGCGACTGCTCGGTGGCCCCTCAATCGGCTCTGCTGTGATTCGTTCCAGCGGCGACATTGACGTGCACATCGTTACTCATGATCAGGCTGGGGGTCGTTTCGCATTACCGCGGCTGAGCGGGGCGATTACCTGGCGCCGGCAGCTCACGGCGCAGGTCATCGCACTGATGGTGATTCCTCTGCTGACGTGGTGGCTCACCTCTGTTCGCAACGAAGATTCCATGGCCACGAGCGTGCTCGTCTATCAAGTGGTCGTTATTCTGGTGACGCTGCTGGGCGGGGTGTGGGCTGCGCTCACCGCAGCCGTCTTATCCGGGTTTCTTCTTGATTTCTTTTTGATCAGACCGTTCTACACCGTCACTATTGCTGATCCGTGGCATCTTTTCGCCCTCATTTTGTATCTGGCGTCTGGGCTTCTGGTGGGCCTGGTGGTGGACCGTTCGGCGCGCACAGCGGTGATCGCCCGGCGCCGAGCCGCCGAGTCGGAACTGCTCGCCTCCCTCACCGGTGCGATGCTGCGTTCCAATGACCCGGTGACTACTTTGCTGAACCGCACTCGAGAAGCGTTCGGGATGCATGCGGTGGCACTTCGTCGCGACGGGCGGGAGGTTGCGCGCAGTGTGGACACGTATAGCGAAACCCGTCAGGGTTCAGGAGAGGATATGCAAGACGGCTCGTATCGAAGCTCCCATCGGGACACCACCAGCGCCAACGAAGCAGTTATCCAAACCATTCCTGTCGGACAGCAGGCTTCGCTGGAGCTGATTGGCCCGGTGCTCGATGGCAGGGATCGGCGTCTGGTCGGGGCCATTGCAGATCACCTTCAGGTGGAGCTCGAACGGGCTGACCTCACCCAGGCGGCCCGCATCGTTGAGCCGTTAGAAGAGGCCGATAAGGTGCGGCGGGCGCTTTTGGTTGCTGTTGGGCATGATGTGCGCCGGCCGCTGGCAGCTGCCACCACTGCGGTGGACGGTTTGCTCGATCCTGCGGTCACGTCGGAATCGGATCGCTTGGCGTTATTGTCTACTGCCCGCACTAGCCTTGCTAATCTCAAAGATCTGGTCACTAATCTGCTGGATGTGTCCCGGCTGCAATCGGGCCAGATGGCCGTTCATCTTGCACCGACCGATGTTGAGTCCTGCCTGCTCCCTGCGCTGGAGGAGACCGGGGCCGATCCTGCCCGGCTCACTCTCGATTTAGACCCGGCAGTGCCTCAGGTTCTTGCCGATGGCGCGCTACTCGTACGGGTGCTGGTGAATCTTTTAGCCAACGCAATGCGGCACTCTCCCGACGATCAGCCGGTGACGGTCTCGACCAGCAGCTTCGGTGATCTGGTGGAAATTCGGGTCGCCGACCGTGGTCCGGGAGTTCCTCCGGAGCGACGCGATGACATGTTCCGGCCGTTTCAGCGTCTGGGCGATACCGACAATGAAACTGGTCTCGGGCTCGGTCTTGCCCTGACCCAAGGGTTCGTGGAGGGTATGCGCGGGGTCTTGGAGGCTGAGACAACTCCCGGGGGTGGGCTGACCATGTGCGTGCAGCTTCGGGTTGCTCCTGCTCTGGATGACGGCGATGGGCAGACCGATCAGGACGTTGTGGCCTCCCCTGGTCCACAGTCAGTTCCCTCTCCGCCCACCCCGGAACAGTCTTCTACCCCTACCCCGGAACGTTCCTCTATCCCGCCCATTCCGGATCAGTCTTCCACCCCTACCCCGGAACGTTCCTCTACCCCGCCCATTCCGGACGAGCCTTCTAGCCCGTCCGCCCGACAGTCTCATGTCGCATCACCTACATCCTTTGAGGAGCACCCGTGA
- a CDS encoding response regulator transcription factor has protein sequence MTRILLADDDPQILRALSITLRAHGYEVTCAKDGAEAVRAAVGVTPDLVMVDLGMPEMTGLEVIEAIRGWSQVPILVVSGRTESSDKVTALDLGADDYVTKPFSTDELLARIRALTRRGSALPDAPATVDFGVVRVDRAATQIVNVHTGRPIHLTPTEWKILDVLLDNPGRLVTRSQIFTALWGENQVADTGYLRLYISQLRKKLEPDQARPRHLLTEPGMGYRLVIE, from the coding sequence GTGACCAGGATCCTGCTGGCAGACGACGACCCGCAGATTCTGCGCGCCCTATCGATCACCTTGCGCGCGCACGGCTACGAGGTGACATGCGCGAAGGACGGCGCCGAAGCGGTGCGCGCTGCCGTGGGCGTCACCCCCGACCTGGTGATGGTGGATTTGGGGATGCCAGAGATGACGGGCCTCGAGGTCATTGAGGCGATCCGGGGTTGGTCGCAGGTTCCGATTCTGGTGGTGTCGGGACGAACGGAGTCCTCAGATAAGGTGACCGCTTTGGATCTCGGAGCGGATGACTACGTGACGAAACCGTTTTCTACGGATGAGCTGCTGGCCCGTATTCGGGCGCTTACTCGGCGTGGATCCGCTCTGCCCGATGCGCCAGCCACGGTGGATTTTGGGGTTGTGCGAGTTGACCGGGCTGCTACCCAGATTGTGAATGTGCACACGGGGCGTCCCATTCATCTGACGCCGACCGAGTGGAAAATATTGGATGTTCTTTTGGACAATCCGGGGCGTCTCGTCACCCGTTCTCAGATTTTTACGGCCCTATGGGGTGAGAACCAGGTGGCAGATACCGGGTACCTGCGTCTATATATTTCTCAGCTGCGCAAGAAACTTGAGCCTGATCAGGCTCGGCCACGACACCTGCTCACCGAGCCCGGTATGGGTTACCGGCTCGTCATTGAGTGA